A stretch of Candidatus Sphingomonas phytovorans DNA encodes these proteins:
- a CDS encoding phytase codes for MTLMLLFGGTACAQTVPQPAPSTLPVVSVQASGETEAVATANADAADDPAIWRNAANPAASLIVGTDKKAGLYVYSLDGKVRDFNNAGAVNNVDLAEHGGRIVVAASDRSDRANAQVALFALDGTAGKLTALGKVPAGVGEAYGLCLYRTPGALYAFMVAKDGTIRQLALDLAGKAPQAKIVRTMKLGTQSEGCAVDPDTGRLYVAEEDVGLWRFDARPDGPVEPVKIAAADGQQIVADAEGVAIAKEGSAGYLVVSSQGDNAYAVYRLADDSYVGRFRIAPGTFGATEETDGIEIATGDFGPAFPDGIMIAQDGMNAPRAQNFKLVRWGEIKRALGL; via the coding sequence TCAGCCGGCTCCATCAACCCTTCCGGTGGTCAGCGTTCAGGCATCCGGAGAGACCGAAGCGGTCGCCACCGCCAATGCCGATGCGGCTGACGACCCCGCGATCTGGCGCAACGCGGCAAACCCGGCGGCGAGCCTGATCGTCGGCACCGACAAGAAGGCCGGCCTCTATGTCTATAGCCTCGACGGCAAGGTCCGTGACTTCAACAACGCGGGCGCGGTCAACAATGTCGATCTCGCCGAACATGGCGGCCGGATCGTCGTCGCGGCGAGCGACCGGAGCGATCGCGCCAATGCGCAGGTCGCGCTGTTCGCGCTCGACGGCACGGCGGGCAAGCTCACCGCGCTCGGCAAGGTGCCGGCAGGCGTCGGCGAGGCATATGGCCTCTGCCTCTATCGCACCCCCGGCGCGCTCTACGCCTTCATGGTCGCCAAGGACGGCACGATCCGCCAGCTCGCGCTCGACCTGGCGGGCAAGGCGCCCCAGGCAAAGATCGTCCGCACGATGAAGCTCGGCACCCAGTCCGAAGGCTGCGCGGTCGATCCCGATACCGGCCGGCTCTATGTCGCCGAGGAAGATGTCGGCCTGTGGCGCTTCGACGCCCGCCCCGACGGTCCGGTCGAACCGGTGAAGATCGCCGCGGCCGACGGCCAGCAGATCGTCGCCGATGCCGAGGGTGTCGCCATCGCGAAGGAAGGCAGTGCCGGCTATCTCGTCGTCTCGAGCCAGGGAGACAATGCCTATGCCGTCTATCGACTCGCCGACGACAGCTATGTCGGTCGTTTCCGTATCGCCCCCGGCACGTTCGGCGCGACCGAGGAGACTGACGGCATCGAGATCGCGACCGGAGATTTCGGCCCGGCCTTCCCCGATGGCATCATGATCGCGCAAGACGGCATGAACGCACCGCGCGCGCAGAATTTCAAACTGGTCCGCTGGGGCGAGATCAAGCGCGCACTGGGCTTGTAA
- a CDS encoding M20 family metallopeptidase: MDATLDLHQDWGAAAEAELADVVELRRAIHADPEIGLQCPRTTEKIKAALAGLPLDYREGTSTTGFVAILRGGRDNGRTVLLRGDMDALPMQEETGLPFASRVPGAMHACGHDAHTAMLVGAARALCARRDRLSGSVVFMFQPGEEGHHGARFMIEDGLLDEPRPEAAFALHIMPNAPAGVMWSRPGALLASTDALNITVHGRGGHAAMPHDGIDPIPVACEIVTALSAFVARQIPVTDPAVLSITQINAGSAYNIVPDEVKLKGTLRTLSNTVRAKAREGLTRIAEHIAIAHGCTAEVVIDDGYPVTMNDPRALSLMRGVAEDLGGEAAWRTMPSPIMGGEDFSYVLREIPGAMAFIGVAPKGSDPATNPPLHNTRMTIEEEVMARGVAIHCAVAERFLDNGLD; encoded by the coding sequence ATGGACGCCACTCTCGATCTTCACCAGGATTGGGGCGCCGCCGCCGAGGCCGAGCTCGCCGACGTGGTCGAGCTGCGCCGCGCGATCCATGCCGACCCCGAGATCGGGCTCCAGTGCCCGCGCACGACGGAGAAGATCAAGGCCGCGCTGGCAGGGCTGCCGCTCGACTATCGCGAGGGAACCTCGACCACCGGCTTCGTCGCCATCCTGCGCGGCGGCCGCGACAATGGCCGCACCGTGCTGTTGCGCGGCGACATGGATGCGTTGCCGATGCAGGAAGAGACCGGCCTGCCCTTCGCTTCCCGGGTACCGGGCGCGATGCACGCCTGTGGCCATGATGCCCACACCGCCATGCTGGTCGGTGCCGCCCGCGCGCTCTGCGCCCGGCGCGACCGGCTGTCCGGGTCGGTCGTCTTCATGTTCCAGCCGGGCGAGGAGGGCCATCACGGCGCGCGCTTCATGATCGAGGACGGCCTGCTCGACGAACCGCGTCCTGAGGCGGCGTTCGCGCTGCACATCATGCCCAATGCCCCGGCTGGCGTCATGTGGAGCCGGCCCGGCGCCCTGCTCGCCTCGACCGACGCGCTCAACATCACGGTGCACGGGCGCGGCGGCCATGCGGCGATGCCGCATGACGGGATCGATCCGATTCCGGTCGCCTGCGAGATCGTCACCGCGCTGAGCGCCTTCGTCGCGCGCCAGATTCCGGTCACCGATCCGGCGGTTCTGTCGATCACCCAGATCAACGCTGGATCGGCCTACAACATCGTCCCGGACGAGGTGAAGCTGAAGGGCACGCTGCGCACCCTGTCCAACACGGTCCGCGCCAAGGCGCGCGAGGGTCTGACCCGCATCGCCGAGCATATCGCGATCGCCCATGGCTGCACCGCCGAAGTGGTGATCGACGACGGCTATCCGGTGACGATGAACGATCCCCGCGCGCTATCCCTGATGCGCGGCGTGGCGGAGGATCTGGGCGGCGAGGCGGCATGGCGGACCATGCCCTCCCCGATCATGGGCGGGGAGGATTTCTCCTATGTCTTGCGTGAGATTCCCGGCGCGATGGCCTTTATCGGTGTCGCGCCGAAGGGCAGCGATCCTGCCACCAACCCGCCGCTCCACAATACGCGCATGACGATCGAGGAAGAAGTGATGGCGCGCGGCGTGGCGATCCATTGCGCCGTGGCGGAACGGTTCCTCGACAACGGTCTTGACTGA
- a CDS encoding MFS transporter, with translation MRPVRLSGRSFPYIVVGVTFFALLISAGLRSAPGVMMVPLEMHFGWDRATISFSAAVGIFLYGLVGPFAAALMMSFGIKRTMLAGLAIMSASTLASLWMTEPWHYVLTWGVLSGVGSGAVASVLGAAVVNRWFATRQGLVMGMLSASTATGALIFLPLLAWLSRTGAWQPVAIAVAIASAALVPFVLLFVPERPEDVGTRRFGETEESAPPAPMKQAATPMLAFDALFRAARTPIFWLLFGTFFVCGLTTNGLVGTHMIAFCGDHGIAPVAAAGLLSMMGLFDLFGTTASGWLTDRYDPRKLLCVYYGLRGLSLLALPFIDFGAVSLTIFAIFYGLDWIATVPPTVKLTNMSFGERDAPIVFGWILVGHQIGAATAAFGAGVIREQTGSYLPAFLISGGFAVAASVLIVATGFAGRRVATPA, from the coding sequence ATGCGTCCAGTCCGCCTGTCCGGCCGATCCTTCCCCTATATCGTCGTCGGCGTGACCTTCTTCGCGCTGCTGATCTCCGCCGGGTTGCGGTCGGCGCCCGGCGTGATGATGGTCCCGCTGGAAATGCATTTCGGGTGGGACAGGGCGACCATCTCCTTCTCGGCGGCCGTCGGCATCTTCCTGTACGGGCTGGTCGGGCCGTTCGCTGCGGCGCTGATGATGTCGTTCGGCATCAAGCGGACGATGCTGGCCGGTTTGGCGATCATGTCGGCATCCACCCTGGCGAGCCTGTGGATGACCGAGCCCTGGCATTATGTCCTCACCTGGGGCGTGCTGTCCGGCGTCGGGAGCGGGGCGGTTGCCTCGGTGCTGGGCGCCGCCGTGGTCAATCGCTGGTTCGCGACGCGGCAGGGACTGGTGATGGGCATGCTGAGCGCGAGCACCGCGACCGGCGCGCTGATCTTCCTGCCGCTACTCGCCTGGCTTTCGCGCACTGGCGCGTGGCAGCCGGTAGCGATCGCGGTGGCCATCGCCAGCGCGGCGCTGGTCCCGTTCGTCCTGCTCTTCGTGCCCGAGCGACCGGAGGATGTCGGCACGCGGCGCTTCGGCGAGACCGAGGAGAGCGCGCCGCCGGCGCCGATGAAGCAGGCAGCGACCCCGATGCTCGCGTTCGACGCGCTGTTCCGCGCGGCGCGGACGCCGATCTTCTGGCTGTTGTTCGGCACTTTCTTCGTATGCGGGCTGACCACCAACGGGCTGGTCGGCACGCATATGATCGCCTTTTGCGGCGATCACGGCATCGCCCCGGTCGCGGCGGCGGGGCTGTTGTCGATGATGGGCCTGTTCGACCTGTTCGGCACGACTGCGTCGGGCTGGCTGACCGACCGTTACGATCCGCGAAAGCTGCTTTGCGTTTATTACGGCCTTCGCGGCCTCTCGCTGCTCGCGCTGCCGTTCATCGATTTCGGCGCTGTGAGCCTGACGATCTTCGCGATCTTCTACGGGCTCGACTGGATCGCGACCGTGCCGCCGACGGTGAAGCTGACCAACATGTCGTTCGGGGAGCGCGACGCGCCGATCGTGTTCGGCTGGATCCTGGTCGGGCACCAGATCGGCGCCGCGACCGCCGCCTTCGGTGCCGGCGTGATCCGTGAGCAGACCGGCAGCTATCTGCCAGCCTTCCTCATCTCGGGCGGGTTTGCCGTAGCGGCCTCAGTCCTGATCGTCGCGACCGGATTCGCGGGCCGGCGGGTCGCCACGCCGGCCTGA
- a CDS encoding MarR family winged helix-turn-helix transcriptional regulator, whose amino-acid sequence MALPALSDSPCACTSLRKAARAVSRVYDEALTGTGMTIAQFSVLRHTARCGDVSLSRLAETLVMDRTSLYRALAPLERQGWIEIVQAGRGRARIASLTVTGREAMERATLPWRAAQERLIGRLGADDWTRLETLLRDVVDVAGHD is encoded by the coding sequence GTGGCCCTTCCCGCTCTTTCCGATTCTCCTTGTGCCTGCACGTCGTTGCGCAAGGCCGCGCGGGCCGTGTCGCGGGTCTATGACGAGGCGTTGACCGGCACGGGCATGACGATCGCCCAATTCTCGGTGTTGCGACACACCGCGCGATGCGGGGACGTGTCGCTCAGCCGGCTGGCCGAGACGCTGGTGATGGACCGGACCTCGCTCTACCGGGCGCTGGCGCCGCTCGAGCGGCAAGGCTGGATCGAGATCGTGCAGGCGGGGCGAGGTCGCGCGCGAATCGCGTCGCTGACCGTCACGGGACGCGAGGCGATGGAGAGGGCGACTCTTCCATGGCGCGCGGCACAGGAACGATTGATCGGCCGGCTCGGCGCGGACGACTGGACGAGGCTCGAAACGCTGCTGCGCGACGTCGTCGACGTCGCCGGTCATGACTGA
- a CDS encoding oligopeptide transporter, OPT family, with product MQASTTPAAHPLAELTIRGIILGGLITVLFTAANVYLGLKVGLTFATSIPAAVISMAILRFFKDANILENNIVQTIASAAGTLAAIIFVLPGLILVGWWTGFPYWTTVAVCAVGGILGVMFSVPLRRALVTGSDLPYPEGVAAAEVLKVGAAADGDEENAKGLRVIILSSVASAGFALLAAMKLVAGEAAKNFRIGGSATGVSTSFSMALIGVGHLVGLSVGAAMLFGMLISWVGLMPYLTHGITGEVDAVVGTAFRLKARFIGAGTIGVAAIWTLLKILGPIIGGIRSAMAASRARQDGSILELTERDLPIGIVGLSILATLPPMAWLLWSFSAGGPVHDHAFAVIAGTILYILVIGIVIAAVCGYMAGLIGASNSPVSGVGILAVLGASLLLVAIYGHSTDLARTNALIAYALFTTAIVFSVATISNDNLQDLKTGQLVGATPWKQQFALVLGVIFGSLVIPLVLDLLNTAFTFQGAPNAKDTALAAPQAALISSLAKGVLGGDLDWRLIGVGAGIGVLVIALDEALGRAGKMRLPPLGIGMGIYLPMALTLLIPVGAVIGHFYDKWARRSANPAFAERMGVLAATGLIVGESLFGVAFAGIVGASGKDAPLALVGAGFETIATVAAPVAFAGLIWLLYSRTRSMAR from the coding sequence ATGCAAGCATCAACGACTCCAGCCGCGCACCCGCTCGCCGAGCTTACCATTCGCGGCATCATCCTGGGCGGGCTCATCACCGTCCTGTTCACCGCCGCCAATGTCTATCTCGGCCTCAAGGTCGGGCTGACCTTCGCCACCTCGATCCCCGCCGCCGTCATCTCCATGGCGATCCTGCGCTTCTTCAAGGATGCCAACATCCTTGAGAACAATATCGTCCAGACGATCGCGAGCGCCGCGGGCACGCTGGCCGCGATCATCTTCGTCCTGCCCGGCCTGATCCTGGTCGGCTGGTGGACCGGCTTCCCCTATTGGACGACGGTGGCGGTCTGCGCGGTGGGCGGCATATTGGGCGTGATGTTCTCGGTGCCGCTGCGCCGCGCGCTCGTGACGGGATCCGACCTGCCCTATCCCGAAGGCGTCGCCGCGGCCGAGGTGCTCAAGGTCGGCGCGGCCGCCGATGGCGACGAGGAGAATGCCAAGGGCTTGCGCGTCATCATCCTCAGTTCAGTGGCGTCGGCCGGGTTCGCCCTGCTTGCCGCGATGAAGCTCGTCGCAGGCGAAGCAGCAAAGAACTTCCGGATCGGCGGCAGCGCGACCGGAGTCTCGACCAGCTTTTCGATGGCGTTGATCGGCGTCGGCCATCTCGTCGGTCTCTCGGTCGGCGCGGCGATGCTTTTCGGGATGCTCATCTCCTGGGTCGGGCTGATGCCGTACCTCACCCACGGCATAACGGGAGAGGTCGATGCCGTCGTAGGCACCGCATTCCGTCTCAAGGCGCGCTTCATCGGCGCCGGCACGATCGGCGTCGCGGCGATCTGGACTCTGCTCAAGATTCTCGGCCCGATCATCGGCGGCATCCGCTCGGCCATGGCCGCATCGCGCGCGCGCCAGGATGGCTCTATCCTGGAACTGACCGAGCGCGACCTGCCGATCGGCATCGTCGGCCTGTCGATCCTCGCGACCCTGCCGCCCATGGCCTGGCTGCTGTGGAGCTTCTCCGCGGGCGGCCCGGTCCACGATCATGCCTTTGCGGTGATCGCCGGCACTATCCTCTATATCCTGGTCATCGGCATCGTGATCGCCGCGGTGTGCGGCTATATGGCCGGGCTGATCGGCGCGTCGAACAGCCCCGTCTCGGGCGTCGGCATCCTTGCCGTGCTCGGCGCCTCGTTGCTGCTCGTCGCGATCTATGGCCACAGCACTGATCTCGCGCGCACCAACGCGCTGATCGCCTATGCCCTGTTCACCACCGCGATCGTCTTCTCCGTCGCGACCATCTCCAACGACAATCTCCAGGACCTGAAGACCGGCCAGCTCGTCGGCGCGACGCCATGGAAACAGCAGTTCGCACTGGTGCTGGGCGTGATCTTCGGCTCGCTGGTCATTCCCTTGGTGCTCGACCTGCTCAACACCGCCTTCACTTTCCAGGGCGCGCCCAATGCCAAGGACACCGCCCTCGCGGCGCCCCAGGCCGCGCTGATCTCGTCGCTTGCCAAGGGCGTGCTGGGCGGCGACCTCGACTGGCGGCTGATCGGCGTCGGTGCCGGGATCGGCGTGCTGGTGATCGCCCTCGACGAGGCGCTCGGCCGCGCCGGCAAGATGCGCCTTCCGCCGCTGGGCATCGGCATGGGCATCTATCTTCCGATGGCGCTGACCCTGCTGATCCCGGTCGGCGCGGTCATTGGTCATTTCTACGACAAATGGGCAAGGCGCAGCGCCAACCCAGCCTTTGCCGAGCGCATGGGCGTGCTGGCGGCGACGGGCCTGATCGTCGGCGAGAGCCTGTTCGGCGTGGCGTTCGCGGGGATCGTCGGCGCGTCGGGCAAGGATGCGCCGCTCGCGCTGGTCGGTGCGGGCTTCGAAACGATCGCGACTGTCGCGGCACCCGTGGCGTTCGCCGGGCTGATCTGGCTACTCTACAGCCGGACCAGGTCGATGGCGCGCTGA
- a CDS encoding glycoside hydrolase family 130 protein codes for MIELFHHALRLHADPSRVVVRPFHLAWAGNGGSRTERLVKEVMELDTAATRAELELVLKDFEARHWQTRRVFMTRYDEIEEMLGLDGSEIGDEKRQLIGAYFCHEYSYAAAALMNPSAVPHFDQTGMPEGSLRILMSLRAVGEGHISSVAFREGIITSRNELKLAPEPPFATATDAVGQDEKELPEGEITVYRHRDSTLSGTVIFPITAAQSKGLEDLRLVKFTHDDGSAEWLGTYTAYNGSAIQSELLRTRDFRAFDLVPMTGPASRNKGMALFPRKIGGQYMMMGRQDGENLFLLKSDTLTHWEEGEKLLTPHYPWELVQIGNCGPPIELDEGWLMLTHGVGAMRKYSIGAVLLDKDDPSKVLGRTREPILAAAHEDREGYVPNVVYSCGAIRHGDKLFVPYGVADSSVAFAFIEIKALLAAM; via the coding sequence GTGATCGAACTGTTCCACCACGCGCTTCGGCTGCATGCCGATCCCTCTCGTGTGGTGGTGCGCCCCTTCCATCTGGCATGGGCCGGCAATGGCGGCAGCCGTACCGAGCGGCTGGTGAAGGAAGTCATGGAGCTCGATACCGCGGCGACGCGGGCCGAGCTCGAGCTGGTGCTCAAGGATTTCGAGGCGCGCCACTGGCAGACGCGGCGCGTGTTCATGACCCGCTATGACGAGATCGAGGAGATGCTCGGGCTCGACGGCAGCGAGATCGGCGACGAGAAGCGCCAGTTGATCGGCGCCTATTTCTGCCACGAATACAGCTATGCCGCCGCCGCGCTGATGAACCCAAGCGCGGTGCCGCATTTCGACCAGACCGGCATGCCCGAAGGATCGCTGCGTATCCTGATGTCGCTGCGCGCGGTGGGCGAGGGGCATATCTCCTCGGTGGCGTTCCGCGAGGGAATCATCACCAGCCGGAACGAGCTGAAACTGGCGCCTGAGCCTCCCTTCGCCACCGCGACCGATGCGGTCGGGCAGGATGAGAAGGAACTGCCCGAGGGCGAGATCACCGTCTATCGCCACCGGGATTCGACTCTGTCGGGCACCGTGATCTTCCCGATCACCGCCGCGCAGTCAAAGGGGCTCGAGGACCTTCGCCTCGTCAAGTTCACGCATGACGACGGCTCGGCTGAATGGCTCGGCACCTATACCGCCTATAATGGCTCGGCGATCCAGTCAGAGCTGCTGCGGACCCGCGATTTCCGCGCGTTCGATCTGGTGCCGATGACTGGCCCCGCCTCGCGCAACAAGGGCATGGCCCTGTTCCCCCGCAAGATCGGCGGGCAATATATGATGATGGGACGGCAGGACGGCGAGAACCTGTTCCTGCTCAAGTCCGATACCCTCACCCATTGGGAAGAGGGTGAGAAGCTGTTGACGCCGCACTATCCGTGGGAACTGGTGCAGATCGGCAATTGCGGTCCGCCGATCGAGCTGGACGAAGGGTGGCTGATGCTGACTCACGGCGTCGGCGCGATGCGGAAATATTCGATCGGCGCAGTCCTGCTCGACAAGGACGATCCGTCGAAAGTGCTTGGCCGCACGCGGGAACCAATCCTGGCGGCGGCGCATGAGGATCGCGAGGGCTATGTGCCCAATGTGGTCTATAGCTGCGGCGCGATCCGGCACGGCGACAAGCTGTTCGTGCCCTATGGCGTGGCTGACAGCTCGGTGGCGTTCGCGTTCATCGAGATCAAGGCGCTGCTCGCCGCGATGTAG
- a CDS encoding glycosyltransferase family 4 protein: protein MVLSEKAVTPIDHLALIGNFLPRKCGLATYTTDTFTALKGRFPDLKIDVYAMDDHPGRYDYPPEVTASIPEQDRLAYIDAARAIERSGAQALWLQHEYGIYGGPAGEHILALLDRVSIPVIVTLHTILEKPSADERRVMEGLLRRAAKVVVMAERGLEILDRVYGASPKSIVMIPHGVPDRALVDPETLKAQFGWQGRKTLLTFGLLAPNKGIETMIDALPAIAAEHPDVLYAVLGATHPNLVAHEGEAYRDRLKALAEHHGVAAHVEFIDAFLEHNELIDYLQAADIYVTPYNNPAQITSGTLSYAVGVGKAVVSTPYVHATEILADGHGVLVDFGDSAAFAREINALLGSDRNRIKLSERAYARGRTMIWPRLAELAMREIVEMVATKPRRIATKVRLTPLQPDIAAVERMSDSTGMLQHSIYSVPDRRHGYCIDDNVRALMLMTAIDTLDEGVRDKWMTVYASFVQYAWNPDKRRFRNFMNFDRTWCEEYGSEDSNGRTIWALGVTARRSTLAKHRDWAVRLFDETASLAFDLGSPRAQAFAMLGAAAMLGAHPGHELARNILERFSNDLLALVEEARRPEWEWFEIVLAYDNARLPEALIRAGMMLGRDDLLKCGLSTLGWIVAQQTSPEGRFRAIGTESFGRAYEEPLPFDQQPLEAQATIDACSAAFRATGDARWVEEAQRAYRWYLGQNDLDLPLATAQDGGCFDGLMPTGLNRNQGAESILALQLASCAISGLSKRAESMAGPDRAVA, encoded by the coding sequence ATGGTTCTTTCGGAAAAGGCAGTGACCCCGATCGATCACCTGGCATTGATCGGTAATTTCCTGCCCCGGAAATGCGGCCTTGCAACATATACTACCGACACGTTCACCGCGTTGAAGGGCCGATTCCCTGATCTGAAGATCGACGTCTATGCGATGGACGATCACCCCGGCCGTTACGATTACCCGCCCGAAGTGACCGCGAGCATCCCGGAACAGGACCGCCTCGCCTATATCGATGCCGCGCGCGCGATCGAACGCAGCGGGGCGCAGGCGCTCTGGCTCCAGCACGAATATGGCATTTACGGCGGGCCGGCGGGCGAACATATTCTCGCCCTGCTCGACCGGGTGTCGATCCCGGTCATCGTCACGCTCCACACCATCCTCGAAAAGCCGAGCGCGGACGAGCGCCGAGTGATGGAAGGCCTGCTTCGTCGCGCGGCCAAAGTGGTGGTGATGGCGGAGCGCGGCCTGGAAATTCTCGACCGGGTGTATGGCGCGAGCCCGAAGTCGATCGTGATGATCCCGCACGGCGTGCCGGATCGGGCGCTTGTCGATCCCGAAACGCTGAAGGCGCAGTTCGGCTGGCAGGGCCGCAAGACGCTGCTGACCTTCGGCCTGCTCGCGCCCAACAAGGGCATCGAGACGATGATCGATGCGTTGCCGGCGATCGCGGCAGAGCACCCCGACGTGCTGTATGCAGTACTCGGAGCGACTCACCCGAACCTCGTCGCGCACGAGGGCGAAGCGTATCGCGACCGGCTGAAGGCATTGGCGGAGCATCACGGTGTCGCGGCGCATGTCGAGTTTATCGACGCGTTCCTCGAGCATAACGAGCTGATCGACTATCTGCAGGCGGCGGACATCTATGTGACGCCGTACAACAACCCGGCGCAGATCACCTCCGGCACGCTGTCCTATGCGGTCGGCGTCGGCAAGGCGGTCGTTTCCACGCCCTATGTCCATGCGACCGAAATACTGGCGGACGGGCACGGCGTGCTGGTCGATTTCGGCGACAGCGCCGCGTTCGCGCGCGAGATCAATGCCCTGTTGGGCAGCGACCGCAACCGGATCAAATTGTCCGAGCGCGCTTATGCGCGCGGCCGGACGATGATCTGGCCGCGCCTTGCCGAACTGGCGATGCGCGAGATCGTCGAGATGGTGGCGACCAAGCCGCGCCGGATCGCGACGAAGGTACGCTTGACGCCGCTTCAGCCCGATATCGCCGCGGTCGAGCGGATGAGCGATTCGACCGGCATGCTCCAGCATTCAATCTATTCGGTGCCGGATCGCCGCCATGGCTATTGCATCGACGACAATGTCCGCGCGCTGATGCTGATGACCGCGATCGACACGCTGGACGAGGGCGTGCGCGACAAGTGGATGACGGTCTATGCGTCGTTCGTCCAATATGCGTGGAACCCGGACAAGCGCCGTTTCCGCAACTTCATGAACTTCGATCGCACCTGGTGCGAGGAATATGGTTCCGAGGATTCGAACGGCCGCACGATCTGGGCGCTTGGCGTCACGGCGCGCCGCTCCACCCTCGCCAAGCATCGCGACTGGGCGGTGCGCCTGTTCGACGAGACGGCGTCGCTTGCCTTCGACCTGGGCAGCCCGCGCGCGCAAGCGTTCGCCATGCTAGGCGCGGCGGCGATGCTCGGTGCGCATCCGGGGCATGAACTGGCGCGCAACATCCTCGAACGTTTCTCCAACGACCTGCTCGCGCTGGTCGAGGAAGCGCGGCGGCCCGAATGGGAATGGTTCGAGATCGTGCTCGCCTATGACAATGCGCGGTTGCCCGAGGCGCTGATTCGCGCAGGCATGATGTTGGGTCGTGACGACCTGCTGAAATGCGGCCTGTCGACGCTCGGCTGGATCGTGGCGCAGCAGACCTCGCCGGAAGGCCGGTTCCGCGCGATCGGTACGGAGAGCTTCGGCCGCGCTTATGAAGAGCCGTTGCCGTTCGACCAGCAGCCGCTTGAGGCACAGGCGACGATTGACGCCTGCTCCGCCGCGTTCAGGGCGACCGGCGATGCGCGCTGGGTCGAGGAAGCGCAGCGGGCCTATCGCTGGTATCTCGGCCAGAACGATCTCGATCTGCCGCTTGCCACCGCGCAGGATGGCGGCTGTTTCGACGGGCTGATGCCGACCGGCCTGAACCGCAATCAGGGCGCCGAGTCGATTCTGGCGCTTCAATTGGCGTCTTGCGCCATTTCGGGGCTTTCAAAGCGGGCCGAAAGCATGGCAGGACCGGATCGCGCCGTCGCGTAG